Proteins from a genomic interval of Kitasatospora herbaricolor:
- a CDS encoding carbohydrate ABC transporter permease, with translation MTALQKDRGPGSPVAARPAAPPEPPARGRAPRRQGTRRYWWFTPWLYLLAPLVLLVTFTYLPIADMLGYSLTDWDGVSPTSENVGAENYADLFTRPELFKVFLVSGVYLVASFVQIAGALYFATVLSFNTRFRNLFKGILFFPYLINGVAIGFVFLYFFQPGGTLDSVLRLFGADGQQLWLGDPDLVNKSLAGVSVWRFMGLNMVLFLGAIQSIPPHLYEAASLDGANSWQQFRHIIAPSIKPIISLSVILAISGSLAVFEIPYIMTGGANGSETFVIQTVKLAFKFDKVGLASASAVVLLVLILIVTWIQRRLVPEERVELS, from the coding sequence ATGACTGCACTGCAGAAGGACAGAGGACCGGGATCGCCCGTGGCGGCCCGCCCGGCCGCACCACCCGAGCCCCCCGCCCGGGGCCGCGCGCCACGGCGCCAGGGCACCCGCCGGTACTGGTGGTTCACTCCCTGGCTCTACCTGCTGGCGCCGCTGGTACTGCTGGTGACGTTCACCTACCTGCCGATCGCGGACATGCTCGGCTACAGCCTCACCGACTGGGACGGCGTCAGCCCCACCAGCGAGAACGTCGGCGCCGAGAACTACGCCGACCTCTTCACCCGCCCGGAGCTCTTCAAGGTCTTCCTGGTCAGCGGTGTCTACCTGGTCGCGTCCTTCGTGCAGATCGCGGGCGCCCTGTACTTCGCCACGGTGCTGAGCTTCAACACCCGGTTCCGGAACCTCTTCAAGGGCATCCTGTTCTTCCCGTACCTGATCAACGGGGTCGCGATCGGCTTCGTGTTCCTGTACTTCTTCCAGCCCGGCGGCACGCTCGACTCCGTGCTGCGGCTGTTCGGGGCGGACGGCCAGCAGCTGTGGCTGGGCGACCCCGACCTGGTGAACAAGTCCCTGGCCGGGGTGTCGGTCTGGCGCTTCATGGGCCTGAACATGGTGCTGTTCCTGGGGGCGATCCAGTCGATCCCGCCGCACCTGTACGAGGCCGCGTCGCTGGACGGCGCGAACAGCTGGCAGCAGTTCCGGCACATCATCGCGCCCAGCATCAAGCCGATCATCAGCCTGAGCGTGATCCTGGCGATCTCCGGGTCGCTTGCGGTCTTCGAGATCCCGTACATCATGACCGGCGGTGCCAACGGCAGCGAGACGTTCGTCATCCAGACCGTCAAGCTCGCCTTCAAGTTCGACAAGGTCGGCCTGGCATCCGCGTCCGCCGTCGTCCTCCTGGTCCTGATCCTGATCGTGACGTGGATCCAGCGCCGGCTCGTGCCGGAGGAGAGGGTTGAACTGTCGTGA
- a CDS encoding carbohydrate ABC transporter permease, whose product MTTTATPNTRTPRRAPAPRAALAGTAKYLSLVLASAVVVVPLIVILFTSLKTGREVGDTGPLTLPDNWFNLDNYVNAFQQGNMLQAFLNTTIILVVSTAGTVLIGSMTAYAIDRFEFRMKKLIVGLFLVATLVPGVTTQVATFQIVNDLGAFNTRWAPILLYLGTDIVSIYVFLQFIRSIPVSLDEAARLDGANSFTIYWRIILPMLKPAIATVVIVKGITVYNDFYIPFLYMPASDLGTISTSLFRFKGPFGAHWETISAGTILVILPTFIVFLALQRFIYSGFSAGSTK is encoded by the coding sequence GTGACCACCACCGCCACCCCGAACACCCGCACCCCCCGCCGGGCGCCCGCCCCCCGCGCGGCCCTGGCCGGCACGGCGAAGTACCTCTCGCTCGTCCTCGCGAGCGCCGTCGTCGTCGTCCCGCTCATCGTGATCCTGTTCACCTCGCTGAAGACCGGCAGAGAGGTCGGCGACACGGGCCCGCTGACGCTCCCGGACAACTGGTTCAACCTCGACAACTACGTGAACGCCTTCCAGCAGGGCAACATGCTGCAGGCGTTCCTCAACACCACGATCATCCTGGTCGTCTCCACGGCCGGCACCGTCCTGATCGGGTCGATGACCGCCTACGCCATCGACCGGTTCGAGTTCCGGATGAAGAAGCTGATCGTGGGGCTGTTCCTGGTCGCCACGCTGGTGCCCGGCGTCACCACGCAGGTCGCCACCTTCCAGATCGTCAACGACCTCGGCGCGTTCAACACCCGCTGGGCGCCGATCCTGCTCTACCTCGGCACCGACATCGTCTCCATCTACGTCTTCCTGCAGTTCATCCGCTCCATCCCGGTCTCCCTCGACGAGGCGGCCCGCCTCGACGGCGCGAACTCCTTCACCATCTACTGGCGGATCATCCTGCCGATGCTCAAGCCGGCGATCGCCACCGTGGTCATCGTCAAGGGCATCACCGTCTACAACGACTTCTACATCCCCTTCCTCTACATGCCGGCCTCCGACCTGGGGACGATCTCCACCTCCCTGTTCCGCTTCAAGGGCCCGTTCGGAGCGCACTGGGAGACCATCTCGGCCGGCACGATCCTCGTCATCCTGCCCACCTTCATCGTCTTCCTCGCCCTCCAGCGGTTCATCTACAGCGGCTTCTCGGCCGGCTCCACGAAGTGA